The DNA region GAATCAGTTAAGTGTAGGAATATGTTTTGTCTTGACTGTTGCATTTTCAatccttgcttcttttttttctcttccgtTTGTCTGTGTCTTTGCTGTTAAGAAAACAGGAGGAGACCACAAACAGTCAGCAACTTCTCCTTCCTGTAAAGGACCGTAATTaccattttaaaaattatcagGCTGCAGGGTTACACAACAATAATTCCCTCTCACTAAAGGGAATGGGAATATGTAGTGTTTATGCTTCAAATACTCGGACACCCGAATCCCTTCCTCTTTGAGTTAAAGTGTTTTTGTGGATCACAGTTGGAATCTCTTCTGTGTTGCTGAGTTTTGATTTGAATACAAGATTTCCAAATCTCTTTCAGGTGAAAATTTGGTCAAAAACTAATATTTTACTTAGTTTCATATAACTTTTTCTGTAAGTAATTTCAATATCAACAGATAAAGTGACTGAGGCAGACAATGACTTGTTTGAAATTGTCTCTGAGATAAGCACTATCTTGGGTTTTGGTGGTGAGAGTAGTTACACTGCGGATTTTGTTTTCATGAAGCACATAATAGGTATGGTCTTTTCTGGGGAAAAGGGAAGATGAATTTTCCTGACTTGACCCCTAATGCTGATGGCTTACAACTCTTCTGGagaacagggagagagagaattcAAAGATATGGGTTGATCAGTCTTGTAGTAGGAACCATTGCTTTGCCTAGCAAGTTGAAGAATGGAATTTTGAGAATTGTGcagttttctgttcttattttacTGTTAGTACCCCAGGAAAATGGGTGAGTTGCTGTACAATGCTCAAATGTTGGTCTTGTAGAGGACTATAGAAACAGACTCTTGGATTTGTAATGCtagcattattttctttcaggtcTTGATCCTGCGGGTCCTTTGTTCTCTCAAGAACCACCAGAAGGGAGATTGTATCATACTGATGCACAATTTATTGATGTAATTCATACGGATATTGATGGTAATGACATAGCTTTAACTTTGCTATTTCAGCTGGAGGAAAGATGGGAAAGGGAGGGATAAGGTAATTCAGGAGCATCCAAATAGTGTTGCAGTGGTATATGCTGTGTATCGGGAGGATTTCTGTACTCTTGCTTCCTAGTGGTTTCATCTACACTGTTGACATCATATTGTACATTATCCTACCTATTCTTCAAGAAATTGAAACTCAACTTTGCTAATAACTTGAGCAATGACTGGCCATTTTGTTCAGTTCTGACATGAGTAGCCTTCTTATTGAGTGAGTTAAATTTCATGACTGAacctgaaaataatgaaataatgatTTTCATTCCAAATAACCAGCTGTAGGTATGTGTAGTTAGTCACATATTCCTGAGTCCGTTTAATGTCATGTGACAGTAGACAGTCATTTGTCCTATTTGTTATATTAAATGCattatgaataagaaaaaaagaagtcttcaCATTAAATAACATTTTATCTATTGCATTAATTTAAGATATTGTTACTTATAAAATAGTTAAACATAAACATCATGTTACCTTGTATGTGGAAACACTGAGTCTATAAGTACATGATTATCACTGAGTTAAATTGCCTTCTGAGATACCCAGTCTCAGCTGTATCACGTAAGTATACTGTACAAATCCATTGCTTATAATTCTATATAGAATCATATTGCTGTAAGGTTAAAATGAAGATCATAGTAAAATCTGCTGTAATACATCCAAACAATAATccatcttcatttttttaacaaaaacataAGTAAACCTTTCAAAGGTACTACACTTGTCCCATTATTTGTGTAATTTTGTATctgttttttcaaaatattaaaacttaGCATTTTCCTGTACAAATTTATATGTGAATGTGTAACACTTCCTTTATGTGAATTAAGATAATGTGTTAAAAAGGAAGGTATGTCAGTTTGGACTAAATCCTGCTGACATCAGTCATGGTCTTTTATGGGgcaagaaaaatatgttttcttataGTTTATTAtgatttattgtttttattagtgTAATTCAAAATCCAGCATTGGgtgcaaaaaaatggaaaatgttattCTAATGAATTATATGTTGGGACAGAATTTTGGTTGCTAGACAGGCCATACATTTCATAAATTTCTTAGTGCAAATAACTCAGCTGCAACATAAAATTGTTAATTCTTTCTGTTCTATCCATTCTCTTTTGTGGCAATAGAAGTACAATGCACAGATCTGTATACATTTCTATACAGCGTTTTACATGTGAATaacttaaaaggaagaaaacatggaTTTTAACTCAACATGAGTTCCAATTAGAAGAAAAGAACAGGATATTTGCAAAAATTTTCTTTAAGAATTCCGTGTAATGATAAATTATTCACTAGACAATTCTGTTTATGTTTTTTTGATTTTATGATGTTTTTACTTCAGCACTAGGTTTCAGGAAACCTTTAGGAACCATCGATTTCTATCCGAATGGAGGAATGGATCAGCCTGGTTGTCCAAGAACAGTATTCAGtggtaaataaaaatgttttcagttaatAGGAAAAGAGTCTGAGATCAAGTCAAAAAAGACTGAACTGAATTCAATGGAGACTGCACATGTTCAGTAATATGAGGGCTAGGTCATTGTATGCTTTCTTTCTCATCCCCACTCGACAAATGAGAAATAACAAGGAcagatgagtttttttttttctttttttaataaaaatcttccTATAAGCATACATATTCCATCACACCATTattattctttatatatatataaaaattcaaaTTAGTAATAATCACTATATGCAGactataattttatatatatatatatatatataaattatatatattttatatataacacacacacacatatataaaatatagtcTGCATATAGTGATcgttatttttctgtgtttatataGAGCTAGGCATGGGGGAAGATTTTTGTGTTCGAGTGATTTGGACAGGATCACTTGTGCAGAACGTGGAAGTCACTGGCTTTATCAAGTTTTCACTATGCGTCTTGGGTTCCTCCTGACTGGCAATGATGAACTATTTTTTGGTCAGGTCTTTTAGATCCTGTAGGAATAAAACACTTTTATGGCATgatctttttttctcagaatCTTGCTTATTTTAGCCTCCATAAATCTTAGGCAAGGTTGCACCACATTGTCTTTGTCATTTTGTATATCTTTATGGTTCTGTCTATATTTCTGTTACTAATTTGAAAACTGCTGCTAGGAATTACAGCTGCTGCAAATCATAGGGCTTCCATTTGTGTGTCTGTGAATACAGGGGAATCCTTTAAGATTCAGGATCATCTTCACCTGCATGATTCCATCTCATAGTTCCTTTTGCTAGGAGAAGAAAGGAATTTGTTCCCCAAAAAACTAGAGAGAAGAATCTGTAAAGTATTCCTCACAGTAGCTTTTTTTACTTAAACACTCAGTAGGGGATGCAATAAAGCCTATTTTAACTCAGGATTATACTTGTTCACAGTAATTCTATAAATTTGATAGGATTTAGTAGAATATTTCTTGCACATAAAACCCTCTAGACTTTCCTTGGTATCTGTATATTCTAAATAGTCttcaatttcttctttttgtgtATGTGCATCCATTTCTTCCACTTCAAAGACTTATAGTGAAATAAAACACATGCAACTGTTGATGGTCAACTAACCAGAGAATAAAAACATGGCTAACTAAGAATGACTCAGTTAAGTGGGATTGCTTGGATAACATCCGTTCTCTCCAGAAGAAAAATGAGTACATATtctttgtatgttttattttctttcctaaaggatttcagtattttaaatgtgATCATCAGAGATCTGTCTTCCTCTTCCTATCATCCTTGAAAAGCGAGTGCAACATAACAGCATATCCTTGTGACTCATACTCGGATTACAAGAGAGGAAAATGTGTTGATTGTAAAGCTTTTCAGCCaatgtcctgtcctgtcctgggTAAGACTTATGGTATCTCTTCTGGGCTGGGTGAgattttctcaataatttagaCTTGTTCTTTCTGTGACTACAAAGAGCTGTAGTCTCTTGTTAGAGATTGTTTACAGAGCTGCATActgtttaaaaaagtttaaagttTAATGCTTTGGCTACTTTATAGCTATTTCTGTTAGACACAAGCATTGAATGTTCTTAATCTTTGATTATTAGGCTTTCTAGTCTGAAATAGATTCACTATGCATTTTCTCTGTATAGAGAAGCTGCTTCTACTTAGTCCATCACTGTAGGCTTCCATAATGCAATATCATCTCTATAATAACTGTGATTTTTTACTTGGAGTAATAATGTTCAAAGCAACTTCATGGAGTCTCTGGCTTTACTCCTCTACTGGAGTCAAGTTTTTGTTAGGAatatgttggggtttttttgggggggggggtattggtTTTAGAGAGGATCTGGGGACAGTTTGAAAACAGCTACAACGGTATGAGCTTTTCCCAGTTGGTagtgttttcttaaaaaagaaatttttacagTGTTTAAATAGAAGTTAACTCTGAATTCATACCTTGTCTTCATCCTTAGACATGCATATATTAGTTAAATCAGGTTTGAAAATAGACCAGAAATGGAAAGATATATGCTATTTTATAATAAACTATAGACTATTTTATAATAAAAAGCAACTATAATGCCACATCATAGTAGGGCAGGAAGACTCCCCAGAATGGTTATTAGGCATACATGATGCACTGACACAGAAGGCCTGACCTAGAGGTGGAAAAATATTTGACCAAACTGCTAtcatcttttttcttaaataactaTAAAACCTTTGAGGAAATAACAGGCAGCTGAACCTGGGAACTGGGAGAAGAAAGAGCATCCTTTTCCAGATGCTGACTTGCTGACTAGCCCTGGTTATCTGAGCTAGATAAAGAAATCTGAGGGAGAGAATAAGATCAAGACGAAAAGACAATAAACATAAAATTgcataaaacaaaatactttctATATTACATCCAAGAGCTTAGCAGGTTTAAAGAggatttaacatttttattaaataatttccACAACTATAGATTAGAGGgttaaaatatttactttaatgattgaagaaaggaaggaagacatTTTACCTATTGTGAAGCTGTTCCATAACTGTTTTGTACAAATATATGggttatttttttggttttgtttttattgcctCTGCAGGAGTTTATAAGCACTTTCTGGAGTTAGTACTCTAGACTAAATAGATTCCAACTATCCCATTATGACAATTTAGTGATGCTAATATATTGGAAGAATGAAATACATATATACTACATTCTATTAGACTGAGGCTGTTCCTGCATTTTCCGTATCAATTTACTTTCCCAGAGAATCTTTTAGAAAGTTAAAGCCAAATCTGTCACTTTGGGTGACTTACTTTTGTGTAATTATATGTGTATCATGATTTTGCTGAATGtctgaaattaaatatataaactTTGGATTTCAGGTTATTATGCTGATCGGTGGAAAGAACTCTTAATACAAAATAGTTTACCAACAAAAGCTTATTTTGATACTTCGGACCATGACCCATTCTGTAGTAAGTGACTGAATATGTACTTAAACTCTTTATAGAATGCTATGGTTGTTATTTGTTAGCTGATCTGGATTGAAAGCCTGTATTTGATTAAAAATAGAAAGTTGTTGTTACCTGCTGTATGAAATGGTGTAATAAACCATCAGCTGTCAGTTTGTAGACTGGTAGAAGGAGAAGAACGATTATGGCAGAAGAGTACCCAATAAGTGAACTgagtaagagagagaaagaaatgtgaCTATAAAAGTAATGAGAGAAAGATGAACTGCCAAGGAAGCCAGAAAATGAGCATCAAGTGACAGGGCAGAGCCTGCACTGAGAGAGAACCTGCTTAGATGGGAACTTTACTGCCATTTTTCAGAGACCAAAAATGTGTAGCAAGACTGCCTCgagtggaggaaggaaaagaaacatttgtATGTTCCACCCTAGAGAGGGGAGTGCCCACAGTGAACTAAAGCTTCTCCAGCTATTATAGATCCATTTCTACCTAAGAATAAAACAGTGGAGGGAAAACTTAGCTGACTATCATGGATACACTATATGGGAACGAACACTTTTAGCATGGCCTTTAGCTACAACAGATTAAATATTTACCTAGCCTTGGCGAGGTCCACGTTAGATTCTCATCCAGTTTCCCTTTTTATTAACAGATTTTACCACTGTGAGTGAATGTTAGCACACTCTTCTAATTGATTATATTTAAAGTCTTTGATTTGGGACATGGGGAGCTTACAGGGAATTCAAGGGAAATCAACTTTTTCCATTAGCTTTTTCCATCATTTTGGCAAGTTTTGTGGCCAGTGACTGAATACTTCTTGTTGTTATAGTGGTAATTGTGCACTTACTTACTTCACTGTTTCTTTCAAATGGCTGAAGAGAGGTTAACAAAGGTTTTATAGATTTTACATAAGCTAGTGCTAGGGTTATTGGTGCAGGTGGCCACCAAGATGAAGTTGTCTTGGTGTGAGTGGAAAGAAAAGGACTTGGTTAGCAAAGCCTAAGGcacaatttaaaaatagtttatatATATTCATGCTGTGGTGGAGGATGGAGGAGAAGGAGAATATAGGTTGCTAACTGCATTCCAAGTATGCCAAGCTTAGTGTTGCAGAGCACCTATTTGGGTGTCCTTCGAACCTTTGTGCACTCCAGAGTCTTCTCAACCCTTTCTCTCTAGACTGCCCAAATCAGATCTTCTTCTGCCTGCACTTCCTGACCCAGAGAAATGCTTTCTCTTCCCAAAGGTCTTCAGCCCAACCCACACCTGCTACCACTGTTCTTCTCCCCTCCTACTCTCTGCTTTGGACTTTGCTCTTCCGCACTCTCAAGGCTGCCCAGGCCAGTAGGTCTGTCTCCTCACTTCAGTCTTCctgaagaaaaatacagctttgcTCCTGCTCAGGCAAGCATTAAAACCTGGGCATTTATCAAAAGTCCACCCAGGCAGAAACCTGATGACAGAAGAACACATTGTAGAAGATGATATATGGTAGTCTGGGGCAGGGGTGGTAgtggagagaaagggagggagaagttTTACCAAACATAGAAGGAGAGAGATGAAGAGGAATAAGAAGTGTTGTAATGACAGCATAAATTTAAGGGAAAATATgcaaattcaaagagaaaaatgagtCTAATAAACCAGTCTGGAAAATAAGATATTTATTAATTAAAGCCTTATTTTAATTCTTAGATGTTTGGAAACATGAGGAAATAGGAATAAACAAGAGGCCTTAAAACTAAGTGAAACTGTAAAGCTGAGCAGGACAAACCCCATACAAGGTGGGGCTTGGTCTTCTAGGGGAGAATATTAAAAAGCAACATGCCAAAAAAAGAGTTGCAATTGGCTTACTTGCTTTGAGTAGAAAGGCTCTATCTATTTCCTCTGGAGAGCTGTAGCACAGTTACAACGTTAGTGGTGGTTACAGAAGTGCAGTAGAAGGCCAGGTTAGGGTTTCTTAGCAGTATAAGCAAAACTCACTCTTGTGCCAGCAGGCTCAGCTGCACACATCCTTCTCAAGTAGCCTGCTGCACTGAGGGTGCCAGCCCCAGGAAGCCACCATGTCTTTCCTGAGGCTGTGAGCTGTCCGGGGAGATGGGAGAAGGGACTAGAGCGTGGGAAAGCAATCAGCCCCCCTCTTCTCTTCCTCATTCATCCCCATGCAGTTTTTCAAGTATTTGTGGCTTCTCCACTTAAGAACAGGTTGAATTGCCCTGAGAGAAGGGTGCTTGGAGGACCTGTACTGTTGCAACTACTCAGGCTGGGCAATCAAAGCACAAAAtaatgtttctcttcagttttaCCACCTGATAAATCTGCTCACCTAGGACACTGTGCACTTTGCCTGTGCATAAAGCTTATGTGAATGTTGTTCCTCCCCTCTTCCTGCCAATGTACCTTAAATATTTTCTGGCAATGCCACTTTTATGGATAACGTGATAGTTTAGCTATGCTAGTAGCTCAACTATCTCCACTTTGTGGAGCTTATGAAAAACTGAAGGTGCCAGTTAGGGCTTGATTTTGCATTCTTTTCTTCGGCAGGTCAAATTCTTCACATTAATTCTGATAGTAGCTTTCTAATGCAAATCCTTTCTTTGTAAGAACTGGAGGAAATGAAAGTTATTTACACAGAAATCTAAGTAGCTCTTTGGTAGAGGCTATTTTTTATCAATAGTCTTTTTGTCCTGGTTTGAATGGGTAACTTAGAAGTAATGAGTCACTATTACACTCATCATCCAATGAGtacttttaataaataataagaaCTGTATCCTGTTGAGGTCATtccttgaatctttttttttttctcctgtctctaTTTGCAGTGTATAACTACTTATTGGATATTATTACCTGGAATAAAAATATTAGGAGAGGTTTCATTAGAGTTAAAATAACAGATTATGCTGGAAAGACAGTAGAATCAGAAATGGATAGGTAAGTCATGTTTTATCTCTAAATCTTTTTTATCTCTTCATATAACTGATTTCTTGAGTTCCCTAAACCTTGCATCTGGCCTGTTAACTCAGCCAGAGAGTATCATGAGGTTGTTAATTCTTGGCTGCAGTTTCTTTTTCTGGATCTTATATATCTCAGTGCCCCAGGCCAATGTTCCTCACACTGAAGTGATCCTCTCTCCAATTACAAACTAGCACATGTCTGTGTATGCTACAGGTTTGAGTCTGATTCTAGGTGTCCTTGTTCTGAATGCTCTTAATCCGTACATTGTATCAGATTTCTgttcttaataataataattaatattacTCAGATAGCAAAACACTGACCAGAAAATAATATTCCTCTTTAGTGAGGCTGCAACATTTCAGCAATACAGAAGAGTCGAAATACTAACTGGATTTTACCAGGATATTGACAAAATATTGAGAATTTCCTTGACCTTTTCTACAAAGACTTTAATAGGACCAAAATATAAGCTCAGGATTCTCCAGATGAGGCTAAAATCTCTTAATAATCCAGAAAGGTAAGTGTTTGTCAGGTATTGAAGTTGCGCATCAACTAAACTGCTCAGCATGTTTCCTCAGAAATGTGTATTTGCTTCTATTGATTTTGTTCTATAGCATATTCCTAAATGCATTAATATCCTTCTCACCCCACCCAGAATCAAATTTATTATGTGGAAGAGATGATCTGTACATTAACATTTAGTGCACAGGACCCTAAGTTTgcatcttttatatatatatatctatatgccGCTTAttacagcaggctgctgctgctgctggtcacAATGAGTTCTAAAGGACGACTTAAATAGGCCATCCAGTGATTGCATGATTATGTTCTCTTCCAGAAGATGAATTTTATTAAGCATTTTTCTGATTTAATCATATGTCTATACACAGCTTTTCATACTCAGATATGGAATGGAGCACTTCAGTCCAGCTGCCTGTGTGACAGAAATAGGCTTTTGGTCTTGTTGCTGTTGGTAGAGGCCCTACAAGACCAAAACACACAGTCTATGTTTGACTATGCTTAAAATGACATCATCTGCATTTATTGGTACTTAAATGTCATTACTACACTTATATTATTTACTACCGTTTTTAAATACTTGGTGGTATTGCCGTATATGCAGTTTTCAGATCTCTAGAGTTACCTGTAAAATGGCATTACCAATTAAACTTTACACTTTCATCATGTGAAAAGAACATATTCCATAGAATAGGTAAGAAATACCCAAGAGGAGGTAGTCAAAAGTGGCAAGAGTACTTCATTCAGTATGCTTTATAACTTGAGAAATAACATATAAGGTTTTATGATTTGATATATCATAATAGTCTGGTAGAAGTTGGGTATGATATTTTGTAAAAATTTTGAAACCTTACTAAATTAATCTGCTATTTGATATTTACTGAGAAAGAGGAGGATACAGGTGGGAGAGAGTTAGGAAGAAACGGAACACTTGGTAATCAAAATAGTACCCCAAAATGTGTATGCATTAGACTTTATTAACTTGTTGAAGGCCATAAGTCTCAGGCTCTCCAGTAGACTGGcgtgattttatttaaaaaacatttggcTATGAGAGATAGCCAAAGCTCTAActcattttgcaatttttttcccaactCAATGGTGATAATTCAAAAGATTCATTTCATGCAAGCCCATCAGCATTCAAGACTTTCAGTTGAATAGTCTAGTGAATCAGGAACACTTTCAGTGAACATCCCTGACtggttttcagttttcattcCTGTTTGTTCTGAACTCTTGTTAATTTTAAAGTAAGATGCACTTGATTTGTTTTAATATAGGATCCACTAAAGTCCTTCTTACAGAGCCTCATCAGCTGACAGTCATGTAGGCACATTAGATACTTTTAGACAGTGGTGGAAAAGAGTGTGTTGAATCTGCATGTGAACACGTGAGGTTAATTTAAATGCAGATGTTACGATGCTGTTGGATGGTATAATTACATAATTGCTCATTGTAATTACGACTACCTATATTCACCTTAGTTAGATGTAATTACAGCAATTACTTAAATACAGGATAATCAacattaaactacatttaaaaaattattcataCAGCAAAATACTAGGTAAAGAACAGAGGACAGGTGCAAGGATAAAAGACAATAGCAGTCTCACTCTCTCCAGATCTGGGTTAACGGCAGACAGTGGGATTCTGAGGAATATCACTGGCAGAATTGTTTTCTGGATTGACCCTTTTTTCACACAGATGGTTTGTGAATGTGAAAGTATTAGAGAGTACATATCATTTCAGACTCTTCTGGTCTCTGAGATAAATCATTCTTGCTCACTCGTAAAAGAAAACTTTTGTAACTTGTATGGTGTTTGAATCTGTCAGTCAATTCCAAACTCATTTCATGGGGGAAGTAAAAGTCTCAAGTTACTTAGTCCAGCCACCTTTCTTTATCCAAAACAAGAACAGGAATAATAAAATAGAATTATTAACACCTCTACTGAAAAAAAGAATGTGGCATACCCTTGCCTTTTAGTATACACCAGAAAAGTCACATGGGGCAAGAGATTATGAATGCCTCCCCtaacaaaaaaataatttgtgtttTGCACCTTCTTGGTAAACTGGAAAGTCTACTTCTCATTGAGGATTACTCTCCCATGAGGCATGCCTGGTACTCAGTCAGATGTATTTTGCTTCAGATGAGATAGACAAACTGTAATAATGAATACTAGAAAGAACAACATCTGTTTTCCAACATGTTGTATCTAAGTACTGTATCCCTTGTGATTAGACAGAATTATTGCTAGGTAAAATTCTGTTAAAGAACTGGCTATGCTAACATATTGTGCTACTGTATTCCAAATAGTGTTGCAAATATGTTAAAATGCAGTGCTGTATTGTTACATGGTATATTGAAAGTTAACTTgggatatatatacatataataatTTTATCCTGATTGGAAATTTGTCCTGTGAATTCTTTCAAGGTCTTTTGTAAGGATTTCTAAAATGCTGACAACTTCTGtgcttttatgtctttttttttcttaccgtACCAAAAATAATACACTATTAAACAACTACAttctaattaaaacaaattatGGATGAAGCACTGGATGACATTCTATGTTTTCCATTATACAGAATACCAGAATTTCTCTTGATCTTTTTAGTTATAAAATCTGCTAACTTAGCTTTTGTGGGGACTTTCAATAGTCTCAACCTTTCCGCCATGTCCTGTGTAACTTAGAAGTCCCACAGCCCTTTCATACACAGATAGGTGGA from Apteryx mantelli isolate bAptMan1 chromosome 1, bAptMan1.hap1, whole genome shotgun sequence includes:
- the LIPI gene encoding lipase member I codes for the protein MLKLCFFICLMCWVKSDEEKKCPEFTDLNIGNALTGTNLEVQLLLYTRENPDCSEKLSEHNVTASEYLNTSKKIVFVVHGFRPTGSSPVWLGDIKTLLLTSEDINLIIVDWNRGATTLNYNTAVENTRKVAKILKNYVDQMLADGASLDSVHMIGVSLGAHVAGFVGKKYNGKLGRITGLDPAGPLFSQEPPEGRLYHTDAQFIDVIHTDIDALGFRKPLGTIDFYPNGGMDQPGCPRTVFSGFQYFKCDHQRSVFLFLSSLKSECNITAYPCDSYSDYKRGKCVDCKAFQPMSCPVLGYYADRWKELLIQNSLPTKAYFDTSDHDPFCMYNYLLDIITWNKNIRRGFIRVKITDYAGKTVESEMDSEAATFQQYRRVEILTGFYQDIDKILRISLTFSTKTLIGPKYKLRILQMRLKSLNNPERLQLCRYDFVLLENTELTFKPIPCQESDIGRENF